A genomic region of Cannabis sativa cultivar Pink pepper isolate KNU-18-1 chromosome 1, ASM2916894v1, whole genome shotgun sequence contains the following coding sequences:
- the LOC115708134 gene encoding amino acid transporter AVT6C: MTLEGKQSEGAGGSLAAPLLEDQNPISEGGASFSGAVFNISTTMIGAGIMSIPATIKVLGIVPGLVVILLVALSVDITAEFMLRYTSSGNSQTYAGLLAESFGRLGSVSVQICVILTNLGCLIIYLIIIGDVLCGSESGGKLHLGILQEWFGIHWWNTRAYALLFVALFLILPLVMLPRVDSLRHSSAISILLAVAFVLITSAMAINAVFQGKSHKMRLFPDFANQISMFDLFTTVPVLVTGFGFHVNVHPIRAELSKRSDMRSAIRISLLIGVIIYFAIGFFGYLLFGDSIMADILVNFDQNSDTPIGQLLNDVVRLSYAIHLLLVFPIMNFSLRVNIDELLFPNKLNLASDTPRFVSLTLILLSLTYTVAIAIPNIWYFFQFMGSTTVVFTSFIFPGAIILRDVPGISTRRDKIVAILVILLAIMTSTIAISTNLFSSSKN, from the exons ATGACACTTGAGGGGAAGCAGAGTGAGGGGGCAGGTGGGTCACTCGCTGCTCCACTCCTAGAGGATCAAAACCCAATCTCCGAGGGCGGCGCGTCGTTCTCAGGCGCAGTATTCAACATCTCAACAACCATGATCGGAGCCGGAATCATGTCGATTCCGGCCACCATAAAGGTTCTTGGGATAGTCCCTGGTTTGGTAGTCATTCTATTGGTTGCGCTCTCGGTCGATATCACTGCAGAGTTTATGTTAAGGTACACAAGCTCAGGCAATTCTCAAACCTACGCCGGCTTGTTGGCCGAGTCATTTGGGCGCTTGGGTTCGGTCTCAGTTCAAATTTGTGTCATTCTCACCAATCTTGGCTGCCTTATCATTTATTTGATCATAATAG GTGATGTTCTATGTGGGAGTGAATCTGGAGGAAAGTTGCACCTGGGCATTCTACAAGAATGGTTCGGCATACATTGGTGGAACACTCGTGCTTATGCACTTCTTTTTGTTGCCCTCTTCCTCATTTTACCACTGGTTATGCTACCACGAGTAG aTTCACTCAGGCACAGTTCAGCGATATCGATTCTTTTAGCTGTGGCTTTTGTTCTCATAACCTCTGCCATGGCGATTAACGCAGTATTCCAAGGCAAAAGTCACAAAATGAGATTGTTTCCGGACTTTGCTAATCAAATTTCAATGTTTGACCTCTTTACTACAGTCCCAGTACTCGTAACAGGCTTCGGATTTCATGTGAATG TTCATCCAATTAGAGCAGAGCTGAGTAAACGTTCTGATATGAGATCAGCGATTCGAATCTCTTTGTTGATTGGTGTCATCATTTACTTCGCGATCGGGTTCTTCGGGTACCTTCTGTTTGGGGACTCAATCATGGCAGACATCTTGGTCAACTTCGACCAGAATTCTGATACCCCAATTGGGCAATTGCTAAACGATGTCGTTCGGTTGAGCTATGCGATTCACCTCTTGCTGGTGTTTCCCATTATGAATTTCAGCTTGAGGGTCAATATAGACGAACTACTCTTCCCAAATAAGCTGAATTTAGCATCGGACACACCCAGATTCGTGTCTTTGACACTGATTTTGCTCTCTCTTACGTACACAGTGGCCATAGCTATACcaaatatatggtattttttccAGTTCATGGGATCAACCACTGTTGTTTTCACCTCATTCATTTTCCCTGGTGCTATAATTTTAAG GGATGTGCCTGGAATATCAACAAGAAGGGATAAAATTGTAGCCATTCTCGTAATTTTATTGGCAATTATGACTAGTACGATTGCAATATCTACTAATCTGTTCAGTTCATCAAAGAACTGA
- the LOC115705850 gene encoding alpha-soluble NSF attachment protein 2, with translation MGDQIAKAEEFEKKAEKKLNSWGIFGSKYEDAADLFDKAANSFKLAKSWDRAGSTYIKLANCHVKLESKHEAAQAYVDAAHCYKKTSVNESITCLEQAVHMFCDIGRLNMAARYFKEIAELYESEQNIEKAIEFFEKAADFFQNEEVTTSANQCKQKVAQFAAQLEQYPKSIEIYEEIARQSLNNNLLKYGVKGHLLNAGLCQLCRGDVVAITNALERYQDLDPTFSGTREYKFLADIAASIDEEDVAKFTDVVKEFDSMTPLDSWKTTLLLRVKEKLKAKELEEDDLT, from the exons ATGGGGGATCAGATAGCTAAGGCTGAAGAATTTGAGAAGAAAGCTGAGAAAAAGCTCAACAGCTGGGGAATTTTCGGCTCAAAATATGAAGACGCCGCCGATCTCTTCGATAAAGCCGCCAACTCATTCAAACTCGCCAAATCAT GGGACAGAGCTGGATCAACATACATCAAGTTGGCAAACTGTCATGTGAAG TTGGAAAGCAAACATGAAGCAGCCCAAGCTTATGTTGATGCTGCCCATTGCTACAAGAAAACATCTGTAAATG AGTCCATAACCTGCTTAGAGCAAGCAGTACATATGTTTTGTGATATTGGAAGGCTCAATATGGCAGCCAGATATTTTAAG GAAATTGCTGAACTGTATGAGTCAGAACAGAATATTGAGAAGGCTATTGAGTTCTTTGAAAAAGCTGCTGACTTCTTCCAAAATGAAGAAGTAACTACTTCTGCAAATCAGTGCAAGCAAAAGGTTGCACAATTTGCTGCTCAACTGGAACA ATATCCAAAATCAATTGAGATTTATGAAGAGATAGCACGACAGTCACTCAACAATAACTTGCTTAAGTATGGAGTTAAAGGACATCTTCTAAATGCTGGACTTTGCCAACTTTGTAGAGGAGATGTTGTCGCAATTACCAATGCATTAGAACGTTATCAG GATCTTGATCCAACTTTTTCAGGAACAAGGGAGTACAAATTCCTAGCT GATATTGCTGCTTCAATTGATGAGGAAGATGTTGCTAAGTTTACTGATGTGGTCAAGGAATTTGATAGCATGACTCCACTG GATTCTTGGAAGACTACCCTACTGTTGAGGGTGAAGGAAAAGCTGAAAGCCAAGGAACTCGAGGAGGACGATCTTACCTAA
- the LOC115703563 gene encoding uncharacterized protein LOC115703563 produces the protein MSLVDNGTRKEEIELSGGNKDKGQAPLDISASRRTLLSGDKPQKKLNNTSTAIPQKRNFLKFGSASAKFRRMANEKDEISRSVNSSSSHDFKERISGVFSRKIDWVSVKKMCKEWFKDPMNMALFLWIFIVAVSGAILFLVMTGMLNKVITKKSQRDVWFEVNNQILNALFTLMCLYQHPKRIYHLVLLSRWKPKDITKLRKLYCKNGTYKPHEWAHMMVVVLLLHLNCFAQYALCSLNWGYKRSERPPLGVGVCISVAIAAPAIAGLYLIVSPLGKDYDSGMDEEAQVQSSAAERPEKLRLKSFERRFSFAPVEDEQNVESKLNWSGGILDFWNDISVAYLSLFCTCCVFGWNMERLGFGNMYVHIATFLLFCIAPFFIFNLAAVNIDNEAVREVLGVTGLVLCVFGLLYGGFWRIQMRKRFNLPSYDFCFGHSALGDCTLWLCCCWCTLAQEVRTGNSYDIVEDKLCIKHTDNDSEPPISPLPREDGVVEFRSANSSPLGNSSSPTKINLAVSSTSNIVSKTYYSPERPVSVLNEEFCEKSNDETMIPPDPPLIQREAT, from the coding sequence ATGTCATTGGTTGATAATGGAACTCGCAAAGAGGAAATTGAGCTAAGTGGAGGTAATAAAGACAAGGGTCAAGCTCCTCTTGACATTTCAGCGTCTCGAAGGACACTGCTTAGTGGTGATAAACCTCAAAAAAAGCTCAACAATACGTCCACTGCTATTCCTCAAAAGAGAAATTTCCTTAAATTTGGTTCAGCATCTGCTAAATTCAGGCGGATGGCGAACGAGAAAGATGAGATTTCCAGGTCAGTAAATTCTTCAAGTAGTCATGATTTTAAAGAACGTATAAGTGGAGTATTTTCTCGGAAAATTGATTGGGTTTCGGTTAAGAAAATGTGCAAAGAATGGTTTAAAGATCCAATGAACATGGCTTTGTTCTTATGGATCTTCATTGTTGCTGTTTCGGGTGCAATTTTGTTCCTTGTTATGACTGGAATGTTAAACAAGGTGATAACTAAAAAGTCTCAGAGAGATGTATGGTTTGAAGTCAATAACCAAATTCTAAATGCTCTGTTTACACTTATGTGTTTGTACCAACATCCGAAAAGAATTTACCACCTTGTTCTGCTATCTAGATGGAAACCAAAAGACATTACCAAGCTTAGAAAACTTTACTGTAAGAATGGGACTTATAAGCCTCATGAATGGGCTCACATGATGGTTGTTGTTCTGTTACTCCATTTGAATTGTTTTGCTCAATATGCTCTTTGTAGTCTGAACTGGGGTTACAAAAGATCTGAACGACCACCCTTAGGAGTTGGAGTATGTATTTCTGTTGCAATTGCTGCTCCTGCCATTGCTGGTTTATACTTAATTGTTAGCCCACTTGGTAAAGATTATGATTCCGGAATGGATGAGGAAGCACAGGTACAGAGTAGTGCTGCTGAAAGGCCGGAAAAGTTGAGGTTGAAATCATTTGAGAGGAGATTTTCATTTGCACCAGTTGAAGACGAACAGAATGTTGAGAGCAAACTGAATTGGAGTGGGGGAATACTTGATTTTTGGAATGATATATCTGTAgcttatctctctctcttctgtACTTGCTGTGTTTTTGGATGGAATATGGAGAGACTTGGATTTGGAAACATGTATGTTCATATTGCAACATTCCTTCTGTTTTGCATTGCTCCATTCTTTATTTTCAACTTGGCTGCTGTTAATATTGACAATGAGGCTGTTAGGGAGGTCCTTGGGGTTACCGGGTTAGTTCTATGTGTATTTGGTTTGCTCTATGGTGGCTTTTGGaggatccaaatgaggaagagaTTCAATCTGCCTAGTTATGACTTCTGTTTTGGTCATTCGGCATTAGGCGACTGCACATTGTGGCTTTGCTGTTGTTGGTGTACTCTAGCTCAGGAAGTTCGGACTGGGAATTCTTATGACATTGTGGAAGACAAGTTATGCATAAAACACACAGATAATGATAGCGAGCCACCGATTTCACCTTTGCCCCGCGAAGATGGAGTGGTTGAGTTCAGATCTGCCAACAGTTCTCCACTAGGAAACAGTTCTAGCCCAACCAAGATTAATTTAGCTGTTTCTTCAACTTCCAACATAGTTTCAAAGACTTATTATAGTCCAGAGAGGCCAGTGTCTGTACTGAATGAAGAATTCTGTGAAAAAAGTAACGATGAAACTATGATACCACCTGATCCACCATTAATTCAAAGGGAAGCCACATAG